A single Streptomyces sp. Edi2 DNA region contains:
- a CDS encoding DUF2470 domain-containing protein — MASLSIPGVEDPDEAGLSAPVCRTVTPGGDVLLLVPGDSAAARAAAHAQDDDVTAVMEITDVAPVSVPHRIRGRAWVAGWLTPVRNDQRAEAAMLLAERHPVGELLGIGEALQPDPAPGLYGRTAWMMLRLEVGEGAVDDLWGAESVEPDEFAVAAPDPLAAHEAELLQHLHAAHSEQVRGLCALLGDRQETCGLRDRAVPVGLDRFGLRVRFTDAEQRSFDARFDFPEPVRDVAELRRAMHLLFEAAAE, encoded by the coding sequence ATGGCGTCCTTGAGCATCCCCGGTGTCGAGGACCCCGACGAAGCCGGTCTCTCGGCTCCTGTCTGCCGGACCGTGACACCCGGCGGAGACGTGCTGTTGCTGGTTCCAGGCGACTCTGCGGCGGCTCGGGCGGCCGCACACGCGCAGGACGACGACGTCACAGCCGTGATGGAGATCACGGACGTCGCACCCGTTTCGGTGCCTCATCGCATCCGCGGACGGGCCTGGGTGGCCGGCTGGCTGACCCCCGTACGCAATGACCAGCGCGCCGAGGCCGCCATGCTGCTCGCCGAGCGGCACCCGGTGGGAGAGCTGCTGGGCATCGGTGAGGCGCTGCAGCCGGACCCGGCACCGGGCCTGTACGGGCGGACCGCCTGGATGATGCTGCGCCTGGAGGTCGGCGAGGGCGCGGTGGACGATCTGTGGGGCGCCGAGTCCGTCGAGCCCGACGAGTTCGCCGTCGCGGCCCCCGATCCGCTGGCCGCCCACGAGGCGGAGCTGCTGCAGCATCTGCACGCGGCGCACAGCGAGCAGGTGCGCGGGCTGTGTGCCCTGCTGGGCGACCGCCAGGAGACCTGCGGGCTGCGTGACCGGGCCGTGCCGGTGGGCCTGGACCGCTTCGGCCTGCGGGTCCGCTTCACCGACGCCGAGCAGCGGTCCTTCGACGCGCGGTTCGACTTCCCCGAGCCCGTGCGGGACGTGGCGGAGCTGCGGCGGGCGATGCATCTGCTCTTCGAGGCGGCGGCCGAGTAG
- a CDS encoding DUF948 domain-containing protein → MSGGEVAGILVAVFWAILVSFLALVLVRLAQTLKATTKMVAEVSEQAVPLLADASATVRSAHTQLARVDAIAADVQEVTANASALSSTVSSAFGGPLVKVAAFGYGVRRAIGMKGEPESRRTVVPGRILPGARRGGRRNRRSKD, encoded by the coding sequence GTGTCCGGTGGAGAGGTGGCCGGGATCCTCGTGGCCGTCTTCTGGGCGATCCTCGTGTCGTTCCTCGCCCTCGTGCTGGTGAGGCTCGCGCAGACGCTCAAGGCGACCACCAAGATGGTGGCCGAGGTGTCCGAGCAGGCCGTCCCGCTCCTGGCCGACGCCTCCGCGACCGTCCGCTCCGCGCACACCCAGCTGGCCCGCGTCGACGCCATTGCCGCCGACGTCCAAGAGGTCACCGCCAACGCCTCCGCGCTCTCCTCGACCGTCTCCTCCGCCTTCGGCGGCCCGCTGGTCAAGGTCGCGGCGTTCGGCTACGGCGTGCGCCGCGCGATCGGCATGAAGGGCGAACCGGAGTCCCGGCGCACCGTCGTCCCCGGCCGTATCCTGCCCGGCGCCCGCCGTGGCGGGCGCCGCAACCGTCGCTCCAAGGACTGA
- a CDS encoding DUF6167 family protein: MFRRAFWFTTGAAAGVWATNKVHSKLRKLQPDSLAAQAADKAVETGHRLRQFALDVRTGMADREEQLHEALGLGETGEVRELPAPRRAVLEPQYRTTRTTGHTGLTGPTGKEDH; this comes from the coding sequence ATGTTCCGCCGCGCATTCTGGTTCACCACCGGCGCCGCCGCCGGGGTCTGGGCCACCAACAAGGTCCACAGCAAGCTGCGCAAGCTGCAGCCCGACAGCCTCGCCGCACAGGCCGCGGACAAGGCCGTCGAGACCGGACACCGGCTGCGCCAATTTGCATTGGACGTACGGACCGGAATGGCGGACCGTGAAGAGCAGCTGCACGAGGCCCTGGGCCTCGGGGAGACGGGCGAGGTGCGCGAGCTGCCCGCGCCGCGCCGCGCGGTGCTCGAACCGCAGTACCGCACCACGAGAACAACCGGACACACCGGTCTGACCGGACCGACTGGAAAAGAGGACCACTGA
- the ruvX gene encoding Holliday junction resolvase RuvX, whose amino-acid sequence MRRGRRIAVDVGDARIGVASCDPDGVLATPVETVPGRDVPSAHRRLKAIVEEYEPLEVVVGLPRSLSGGEGPAAAKVRGFVQELARNIAPVGVRLVDERMSTVTATQGLRASGVRSKKGRSVVDQAAAVVILQSALEAERVSGEPPGESVEVVI is encoded by the coding sequence ATGCGACGCGGACGGCGCATCGCCGTGGATGTCGGGGACGCCCGTATCGGGGTCGCCTCGTGCGACCCCGACGGGGTCCTCGCCACCCCCGTGGAGACCGTGCCGGGACGTGACGTTCCGTCAGCGCACCGGCGGCTCAAGGCGATCGTCGAGGAGTACGAACCCCTCGAAGTCGTGGTCGGTCTGCCCCGCTCCCTCAGTGGGGGAGAGGGGCCGGCCGCGGCCAAGGTCCGGGGCTTCGTCCAGGAGCTGGCCCGGAACATCGCACCCGTAGGGGTCCGGCTGGTCGATGAGCGGATGTCGACGGTCACCGCGACCCAGGGTCTGCGGGCCTCTGGTGTGCGCAGCAAGAAGGGCCGCTCGGTGGTCGACCAGGCCGCCGCGGTGGTGATCCTGCAGAGCGCACTGGAGGCCGAACGTGTCTCCGGGGAACCCCCGGGCGAGAGCGTCGAAGTGGTCATCTGA
- a CDS encoding AAA family ATPase yields MRRLTRPGPAPRPSPARLREPDRPGNLPAELGGFIGRHDELAALARQLESARLVTLTGLGGVGKSRLARQAAGILQDRFCDGVWLVELAALREPHLLAHTVAEALGATGHSGRPVRSALCDLLADRDLLLVLDGYEHLVDACAELTGQLLRRAPGLQVLAAGRRPLGLEGERTVPLPPMNTADAAALFAERAAAVVPGFTVGPSDEAAVTELCERLDGIPLALELAAGRLRALSVDQVLHRLDDRFRLLTGTRPRRSPEFSAPFAPEGHRARLPAPREPGEPPPRHQTLRTAIGWSHELCTPEERLLWARLSVFAGHFDLEAAEYVCSGPELPAGELLDVLTELVTQSVLVREETAAGVRYRMLDTVRAYGAGWLAVTPDGERLRRRHRDWYLGLATWCELDWFSSRQAEIAARIEADLPNVRVALEQSLETPADTHLGQYLAGTLWFYWVGCGRLAEGRHWLDRALELESTHDEARLKALWVAGYVAVLQGDTVGALGALQECRDKAERTGNTTAAAYALHRTGCLALVSDDMPRAEKLLRAALVRYREIGELNSNVLLGQVELAMAVAFQGELADAVRLCEDVLEVCEEHGERWTLAYAQYVLAFAAWSRGDGKRARALLEECLAIDHTFHDLLGAVLAIELLALVTLGEGDAEEAAVLQGAAGRIWPSVGLPLFGSRHFNQPHARCEEQARERLGDERYEHCRRVGGRLDLDAAVARVLRPAGLLPAPPRAVRSTAPGHE; encoded by the coding sequence ATGCGACGCCTCACGCGCCCCGGCCCTGCTCCCCGTCCCTCCCCCGCGCGTCTGCGGGAGCCGGACCGGCCGGGGAATCTGCCCGCGGAGCTGGGCGGCTTCATCGGCCGCCACGACGAACTGGCCGCGCTGGCACGGCAGCTGGAATCCGCCCGGCTGGTGACCCTCACCGGCCTGGGCGGCGTCGGTAAATCGCGGCTTGCGCGCCAGGCGGCAGGGATCTTGCAGGATCGCTTCTGCGATGGGGTGTGGCTGGTCGAACTGGCCGCCCTGCGCGAGCCGCACCTCCTGGCACACACCGTCGCCGAGGCACTGGGAGCCACCGGCCACAGCGGCCGCCCGGTGCGCTCCGCCCTCTGCGACCTCCTCGCCGACCGGGACCTGCTGCTCGTCCTGGACGGCTACGAGCACCTGGTCGACGCCTGTGCCGAACTGACCGGGCAGCTGCTGCGCCGTGCCCCCGGGCTGCAGGTGCTGGCCGCGGGCCGGCGTCCGCTCGGGCTGGAGGGGGAGCGGACCGTGCCGCTGCCGCCGATGAACACCGCCGACGCGGCCGCCCTCTTCGCCGAGCGCGCCGCGGCCGTCGTCCCCGGGTTCACCGTGGGGCCGTCCGACGAGGCGGCGGTCACCGAGCTCTGCGAGCGCCTGGACGGCATTCCGCTCGCGCTGGAGCTGGCCGCCGGACGGCTGCGCGCCCTGTCCGTGGACCAGGTGCTGCACCGGCTCGACGACCGTTTCCGGCTGCTGACCGGCACCCGCCCGCGCCGCTCCCCCGAGTTCTCGGCCCCGTTCGCGCCGGAGGGGCACCGCGCCCGGCTCCCGGCCCCCCGCGAGCCGGGAGAACCCCCGCCGCGCCACCAGACGCTGCGTACCGCGATCGGCTGGAGCCATGAGCTGTGCACGCCCGAGGAACGGCTGCTGTGGGCGCGGTTGTCGGTCTTCGCCGGGCACTTCGATCTGGAGGCGGCCGAATACGTCTGCTCGGGGCCGGAGCTGCCGGCCGGCGAACTCCTCGACGTCCTCACCGAGTTGGTGACCCAGTCGGTCCTCGTGCGCGAGGAGACCGCGGCCGGGGTCCGCTACCGGATGCTGGACACCGTACGGGCCTACGGGGCGGGCTGGCTGGCGGTGACGCCCGACGGCGAGCGGCTGCGGCGCCGGCACCGCGACTGGTATCTGGGGCTGGCCACCTGGTGCGAACTGGACTGGTTCAGCTCCCGGCAGGCCGAGATCGCGGCCCGGATCGAGGCCGACCTGCCCAATGTGCGGGTGGCGCTGGAACAGAGCCTGGAGACCCCCGCCGATACCCACCTGGGCCAGTACCTGGCGGGCACGCTGTGGTTCTACTGGGTGGGCTGCGGCCGTCTCGCCGAGGGCCGGCACTGGCTGGACCGGGCCCTGGAGCTGGAGAGCACCCACGACGAGGCGCGGCTGAAGGCCCTGTGGGTGGCCGGCTATGTCGCGGTGCTCCAGGGGGACACCGTCGGCGCGCTGGGGGCCCTGCAGGAGTGCCGTGACAAGGCCGAGCGGACCGGCAACACCACCGCGGCCGCGTACGCACTGCACCGCACCGGCTGTCTGGCCCTGGTCAGCGACGACATGCCGCGCGCCGAGAAGCTGCTGCGCGCGGCGCTGGTCCGCTACCGGGAGATCGGCGAGCTCAACAGCAATGTGCTGCTGGGACAGGTCGAGCTGGCGATGGCGGTGGCCTTCCAGGGCGAGCTGGCGGACGCGGTGCGCCTGTGCGAGGACGTCCTGGAGGTGTGCGAGGAGCACGGCGAGCGCTGGACACTGGCGTACGCCCAGTACGTGCTGGCCTTCGCCGCCTGGTCCCGTGGCGACGGCAAGCGGGCCCGTGCGCTGCTGGAGGAGTGCCTGGCCATCGATCACACCTTCCACGATCTGCTCGGGGCGGTGCTGGCGATCGAGCTGCTGGCCCTGGTGACGCTCGGCGAGGGCGACGCGGAGGAGGCGGCGGTGCTGCAGGGCGCCGCCGGGCGGATCTGGCCGTCGGTGGGACTGCCGCTGTTCGGCTCACGCCACTTCAACCAGCCGCATGCCCGGTGCGAGGAGCAGGCGCGCGAGCGGCTGGGGGACGAGCGCTACGAGCACTGCCGGCGCGTGGGCGGGCGGCTCGACCTGGACGCGGCGGTGGCCCGGGTCCTGCGGCCCGCCGGCCTGCTGCCCGCACCGCCGCGCGCGGTGCGGAGCACGGCACCCGGGCACGAATGA
- the alaS gene encoding alanine--tRNA ligase — protein MESAEIRRRWLRFFEERGHNVVPSASLIADDPTLLLVNAGMVPFKPYFLGEVKPPAPRATSVQKCVRTPDIEEVGKTTRHGTFFQMCGNFSFGDYFKEGAITYAWELLTGSQADGGYGLDPEKLWITVYLDDDEAERIWHEVVGVPKERIQRLGKTENYWSMGVPGPCGPCSEINYDRGPEFGVEGGPAVNDERYVEIWNLVFMQYERGAGTGKEDFEILGELPSKNIDTGLGLERLAMILQDVPNMYETDTLRVVIDKATELSGVHYGASDATDVSLRVVADHIRTSTMLIGDGVTPGNEGRGYVLRRIMRRAIRNMRLLGASGLVVGELLDVVIKTMGQQYPELLEDRRRIETVALAEEAAFVKTLKAGTNILDTAVTDTKAAGSAVLPGDKAFLLHDTWGFPIDLTLEMAAEQGLSVDEDGFRRLMKEQRDRAKADAQAKKSGHADLSAYREVADKSGATEFTGYSATEGESTVVGLLVNGVPAPAAHEGDDVEVVLDRTPFYAEGGGQLADTGRIKLDSGAVVEVRDVQQPVPGVTVHKGVVQVGEVVLGSAGYAAIDITRRRAIARAHSATHLTHQALRDALGPTAAQAGSENSPGRFRFDFGSPAAVPGSVLTDVEQKINDVLARELDVHAEVMSMDDAKKQGAIAEFGEKYGDRVRVVTIGDFSKELCGGTHVHNTAQLGLVKLLGESSIGSGVRRVEALVGVDAYKFLAREHTVVSQLTELVKGRPEELPEKISGVLAKLKDAEKEIEKFRAEKVLQAAAGLAEGAKDVRGVALAAGQVPDGTSADDLRKLVLDVRGRIQGGRAAVVALFTVANGRPVTVIATNEAARERGIKAGDLVRTAAKTLGGGGGGKPDVAQGGGQNAAAVPEAIEAVERLVAEAA, from the coding sequence ATGGAGTCGGCTGAAATCCGCCGCCGCTGGCTGCGCTTCTTCGAGGAGCGCGGGCACAACGTCGTGCCGTCGGCGTCGCTCATCGCGGACGACCCGACGCTGCTGCTCGTCAACGCGGGCATGGTCCCCTTCAAGCCGTACTTCCTCGGTGAGGTCAAGCCGCCCGCCCCGCGCGCCACCAGCGTCCAGAAGTGCGTGCGTACGCCGGACATCGAAGAGGTCGGCAAGACCACCCGGCACGGCACGTTCTTCCAGATGTGCGGCAACTTCTCCTTCGGCGACTACTTCAAGGAAGGCGCCATCACGTACGCCTGGGAGCTGCTGACCGGCTCCCAGGCCGACGGTGGCTACGGCCTCGACCCGGAGAAGCTCTGGATCACCGTCTACCTCGACGACGACGAGGCCGAGCGCATCTGGCACGAGGTCGTCGGGGTGCCCAAAGAGCGCATCCAGCGGCTGGGCAAGACGGAGAACTACTGGTCCATGGGCGTCCCGGGCCCCTGCGGCCCGTGCTCCGAGATCAACTACGACCGCGGCCCGGAGTTCGGCGTCGAGGGCGGCCCGGCCGTCAACGACGAGCGGTACGTGGAGATCTGGAACCTGGTCTTCATGCAGTACGAGCGGGGTGCGGGCACGGGCAAGGAGGACTTCGAGATCCTCGGCGAGCTGCCCAGCAAGAACATCGACACCGGCCTCGGCCTCGAGCGCCTGGCGATGATCCTGCAGGACGTCCCGAACATGTACGAGACGGACACCCTGCGCGTCGTCATCGACAAGGCCACCGAGCTCTCCGGCGTGCACTACGGTGCCTCGGACGCCACCGATGTCTCGCTGCGCGTCGTCGCCGACCACATCCGTACGTCCACGATGCTCATCGGTGACGGCGTCACCCCCGGCAACGAGGGCCGCGGCTACGTCCTGCGCCGCATCATGCGCCGCGCCATCCGCAACATGCGCCTGCTCGGCGCGAGCGGGCTGGTCGTCGGCGAGCTGCTGGACGTGGTCATCAAGACCATGGGCCAGCAGTACCCGGAGCTGCTGGAGGACCGCCGCCGCATCGAGACGGTCGCCCTCGCCGAGGAGGCCGCCTTCGTCAAGACGCTGAAGGCCGGCACCAACATCCTCGACACCGCCGTCACCGACACCAAGGCCGCCGGCTCCGCGGTCCTGCCCGGCGACAAGGCCTTCCTGCTCCACGACACCTGGGGCTTCCCGATCGACCTCACCCTCGAAATGGCCGCCGAACAGGGCCTGTCGGTGGACGAGGACGGCTTCCGCCGCCTGATGAAGGAGCAGCGGGACCGCGCCAAGGCCGACGCCCAGGCCAAGAAGAGCGGCCACGCCGACCTGTCGGCCTACCGCGAGGTCGCCGACAAGTCCGGCGCCACGGAATTCACCGGCTACAGCGCCACCGAGGGCGAGTCCACCGTCGTCGGCCTGCTGGTCAACGGCGTCCCGGCGCCCGCCGCCCACGAGGGTGACGACGTCGAGGTCGTCCTGGACCGCACCCCCTTCTACGCCGAGGGCGGCGGCCAGCTCGCCGACACCGGCCGGATCAAGCTGGACTCCGGCGCCGTCGTCGAGGTCCGCGACGTCCAGCAGCCGGTGCCCGGTGTCACCGTCCACAAGGGCGTCGTCCAGGTCGGCGAGGTGGTGCTCGGCTCCGCCGGGTACGCCGCCATCGACATCACCCGCCGGCGTGCCATCGCCCGCGCCCACAGCGCCACCCACCTCACCCACCAGGCGCTGCGCGACGCCCTCGGCCCGACGGCCGCCCAGGCCGGTTCGGAGAACTCCCCGGGCCGCTTCCGCTTCGACTTCGGCTCGCCGGCCGCCGTGCCGGGCTCGGTCCTCACCGATGTCGAGCAGAAGATCAATGATGTGCTCGCCCGTGAGCTCGATGTCCATGCCGAGGTCATGAGCATGGACGACGCCAAGAAGCAGGGCGCCATCGCCGAATTCGGCGAGAAGTACGGCGACCGCGTCCGAGTGGTCACCATCGGTGACTTCTCCAAGGAGCTGTGCGGCGGCACCCACGTCCACAACACCGCTCAGCTGGGTCTGGTGAAGCTGCTCGGCGAGTCCTCCATCGGCTCCGGCGTACGCCGCGTCGAGGCGCTGGTCGGCGTGGACGCCTACAAGTTCCTCGCCCGTGAGCACACCGTCGTCTCCCAGCTCACCGAGCTGGTCAAGGGACGCCCGGAGGAGCTGCCCGAGAAGATCTCCGGTGTCCTGGCCAAGCTGAAGGACGCCGAGAAGGAGATCGAGAAGTTCCGCGCGGAGAAGGTGCTGCAGGCCGCCGCCGGGCTGGCCGAGGGCGCCAAGGACGTCCGCGGGGTGGCACTGGCCGCCGGGCAGGTCCCGGACGGCACCTCCGCCGACGACCTGCGCAAGCTGGTGCTCGATGTCCGCGGGCGCATCCAGGGCGGCCGGGCGGCCGTTGTGGCGCTCTTCACAGTCGCCAACGGCCGCCCGGTGACGGTCATCGCCACCAACGAGGCCGCCCGTGAGCGCGGCATCAAGGCCGGTGACCTGGTGCGTACGGCCGCCAAGACGCTCGGTGGCGGTGGCGGCGGCAAGCCGGACGTCGCCCAGGGCGGCGGGCAGAACGCCGCCGCGGTGCCCGAGGCCATCGAGGCCGTCGAGCGCCTTGTCGCCGAGGCGGCCTGA
- a CDS encoding replication-associated recombination protein A — protein MEPDLFTAAAEDRQEKDPAGSPLAVRMRPRTLDEVVGQQHLLKPGSPLRRLVGEGDGGPAGPSSVFLWGPPGIGKTTLAYVVSQATNKRFVELSAITAGVKEVRAVIDGARRASGGFGKETVLFLDEIHRFSKAQQDSLLPAVENRWVTLIAATTENPYFSVISPLLSRSLLLTLEPLTDDDLRGLLRRALSDARGLAGSVTLPEDTEGHLLRIAGGDARRALTALEAGAGSALAKGEKEITLQTLEESVDRAAVKYDRDGDQHYDVASALIKSIRGSDVDAALHYLARMIEAGEDPRFIARRLMISASEDIGLADPTALQTAVAAAQAVAMIGFPEARITLSQATIALALAPKSNAAYMAIDAALADVRAGQAGAVPPHLRDSHYKGAQKLGHGQGYQYPHDLPGGIAAQQYAPDEVHGKRYYEPTRHGAEARYADVVERVRIRLGPASGEAAATE, from the coding sequence GTGGAGCCCGACCTGTTCACCGCCGCTGCCGAAGACCGTCAGGAGAAGGACCCCGCGGGGTCCCCGCTCGCCGTGCGGATGCGTCCGCGCACCCTCGACGAAGTCGTGGGCCAGCAGCATCTCCTCAAGCCGGGCTCGCCGCTGCGCCGGCTGGTCGGCGAGGGCGACGGCGGCCCTGCGGGGCCGTCGTCGGTGTTCCTGTGGGGCCCGCCGGGCATCGGCAAGACGACCCTGGCGTACGTCGTCAGCCAGGCGACGAACAAGCGCTTCGTGGAGCTCTCGGCCATCACGGCGGGCGTCAAGGAGGTCCGCGCGGTGATCGACGGCGCCCGGCGCGCCTCCGGCGGCTTCGGCAAGGAGACCGTCCTCTTCCTGGACGAGATCCACCGCTTCAGCAAGGCCCAGCAGGACTCCCTGCTGCCCGCCGTGGAGAACCGCTGGGTCACCCTGATCGCCGCGACGACCGAGAATCCGTACTTCTCGGTGATCTCGCCGCTGCTGTCCCGCTCGCTGCTGCTGACCCTCGAACCCCTCACGGACGACGATCTGCGCGGGCTGCTGCGGCGCGCGCTGAGCGACGCCCGCGGTCTGGCGGGCTCGGTCACCCTCCCCGAGGACACCGAGGGGCATCTGCTGCGCATCGCGGGCGGCGATGCCCGGCGGGCGCTGACGGCGCTGGAGGCCGGTGCAGGATCTGCGCTGGCCAAGGGGGAGAAGGAGATCACCCTCCAGACGCTGGAGGAGTCCGTCGACCGGGCGGCGGTGAAGTACGACCGGGACGGCGACCAGCACTACGACGTCGCCAGCGCGCTGATCAAGTCCATCCGGGGCTCGGACGTCGACGCCGCGCTGCACTACCTCGCGCGCATGATCGAGGCGGGGGAGGACCCGCGTTTCATCGCCCGCCGGCTGATGATCTCGGCGAGCGAGGACATCGGCCTGGCCGATCCGACGGCCCTGCAGACCGCGGTGGCCGCCGCCCAGGCCGTGGCGATGATCGGCTTCCCGGAGGCGCGGATCACGCTCAGCCAGGCCACCATCGCGCTCGCCCTGGCGCCGAAGTCGAACGCCGCGTACATGGCGATCGACGCCGCCCTGGCGGACGTCCGGGCCGGTCAGGCGGGTGCGGTACCGCCGCATCTGCGCGACAGCCACTACAAGGGCGCTCAGAAGCTCGGCCACGGCCAGGGCTATCAGTACCCGCACGACCTGCCGGGCGGTATCGCGGCCCAGCAGTACGCGCCGGACGAGGTGCACGGCAAGCGGTACTACGAGCCCACCCGCCACGGCGCGGAGGCGCGCTACGCCGATGTGGTCGAGCGGGTCCGCATCCGCCTGGGCCCGGCCTCCGGCGAGGCCGCCGCCACCGAATAG
- the hisS gene encoding histidine--tRNA ligase: MSTFKAPKGTYDLIPPQSATYLAVREAIAAPLKNSGYGYIETPGFENVELFARGVGESTDIVTKEMYAFETKGGDQLALRPEGTASVLRAALEANLHKAGNLPVKLWYSGSYYRYERPQKGRYRHFSQVGAEAIGAEDPALDAELIILADQAYRALGLRNFRILLNSLGDKECRPVYRAALQDFLGGLDLDEDTRRRVEINPLRVLDDKREAVQKQLDGAPKLRDYLCEACKAYHEQVRELLTAAGVAFEDDEKLVRGLDYYTRTTFEFVHDGLGSQSAVGGGGRYDGLSEMIGGPALPSVGWALGVDRTVLALEAEGITLDIPAATAVYAVPLGEEARRVLFGVVTELRRSGVATDFAFGGKGLKNAMKSANRSGARLALVAGERDLAEGVVQLKDLESGEQTAVALDGVAEEVRRRLG; the protein is encoded by the coding sequence GTGAGCACCTTCAAGGCCCCCAAGGGCACGTACGACCTGATTCCGCCGCAGTCCGCCACCTATCTCGCGGTGCGCGAGGCGATCGCCGCGCCGCTGAAGAACTCCGGGTACGGCTACATCGAGACGCCCGGCTTCGAGAACGTCGAGCTGTTCGCGCGCGGGGTCGGCGAGTCCACCGACATCGTGACCAAGGAGATGTACGCCTTCGAGACCAAGGGCGGCGACCAGCTGGCGCTGCGTCCCGAGGGCACCGCGTCCGTGCTGCGGGCCGCGCTGGAGGCCAACCTCCACAAGGCCGGCAATCTCCCCGTCAAGCTCTGGTACTCCGGCTCGTACTACCGCTACGAGCGTCCGCAGAAGGGCCGTTACCGCCACTTCTCCCAGGTCGGCGCCGAGGCCATCGGTGCCGAAGACCCGGCGCTGGACGCCGAGTTGATCATCCTGGCCGACCAGGCCTACCGCGCGCTGGGCCTGCGGAACTTCCGCATCCTGCTCAACTCCCTGGGCGACAAGGAGTGCCGTCCCGTCTACCGCGCCGCGCTGCAGGACTTCCTGGGCGGGCTCGACCTGGACGAGGACACCCGTCGCCGGGTCGAGATCAACCCGCTGCGCGTCCTGGACGACAAGCGCGAAGCGGTGCAGAAGCAGCTCGACGGGGCGCCCAAGCTCCGCGACTACCTTTGCGAGGCCTGCAAGGCGTACCACGAGCAGGTGCGCGAGCTGCTGACCGCGGCGGGCGTGGCCTTCGAGGACGACGAGAAGCTGGTGCGCGGCCTGGACTACTACACCCGCACCACCTTCGAGTTCGTCCACGACGGCCTGGGCTCGCAGTCGGCGGTGGGCGGCGGCGGCCGCTACGACGGCCTCTCCGAGATGATCGGCGGCCCCGCGCTGCCGTCCGTCGGCTGGGCCCTGGGCGTCGACCGCACGGTGCTGGCGCTGGAGGCGGAGGGCATCACGCTCGACATCCCTGCCGCCACCGCCGTGTACGCCGTCCCGCTCGGCGAGGAGGCCCGGCGGGTGCTGTTCGGCGTGGTCACCGAGCTGCGCCGGTCCGGTGTCGCCACCGACTTCGCGTTCGGCGGCAAGGGCCTGAAGAACGCCATGAAGTCCGCCAACCGCTCCGGCGCGCGGCTGGCGCTGGTGGCGGGCGAGCGGGACCTGGCCGAGGGCGTCGTCCAGCTCAAGGACCTGGAGAGCGGCGAGCAGACCGCGGTGGCGCTGGACGGCGTGGCCGAGGAGGTCCGGCGCAGGCTCGGCTGA
- a CDS encoding vitamin K epoxide reductase family protein codes for MTTTALDDVSTDDDRASGADRIGSGRGFALLLVITSALGLLAAWIITLDKFELLKDPNFKPACSLNPIISCGSVMQSKQAEVFGFPNPMAGLVGFGVVIAIGMALLAGARFRRWYWIGLNVGTGLAAVFCMWLMSQSLYSINSLCLWCTLTWCVTILMFWYTTAHNLKHGIIPAPAGLRSAVVEFHWVVPVVWYGVIAMLILTKWWSYWSTLI; via the coding sequence ATGACGACGACAGCGCTTGACGACGTGTCCACCGACGACGACCGCGCGAGCGGCGCGGACAGGATCGGTTCCGGCCGCGGCTTCGCGCTGCTCCTGGTGATCACCAGCGCGCTGGGTCTGCTGGCGGCCTGGATCATCACCCTGGACAAGTTCGAGCTGCTGAAGGACCCGAACTTCAAGCCCGCCTGCAGCCTCAACCCGATCATCTCCTGCGGCAGTGTCATGCAGAGCAAGCAGGCGGAGGTCTTCGGCTTCCCGAACCCGATGGCCGGGCTGGTCGGTTTCGGCGTGGTGATCGCGATCGGGATGGCCCTGCTGGCCGGCGCCCGCTTCCGCCGCTGGTACTGGATCGGCCTGAACGTCGGCACCGGGCTGGCCGCGGTCTTCTGTATGTGGCTGATGTCCCAGTCGCTGTACAGCATCAACTCACTGTGCCTGTGGTGCACGCTGACCTGGTGCGTCACCATCCTGATGTTCTGGTACACCACCGCCCACAACCTCAAGCACGGCATCATCCCGGCCCCCGCGGGGCTGCGCTCCGCCGTGGTGGAGTTCCACTGGGTGGTGCCCGTGGTCTGGTACGGCGTGATCGCGATGCTGATCCTCACCAAGTGGTGGTCGTACTGGAGCACGCTGATCTAG
- the rpsD gene encoding 30S ribosomal protein S4: MNQSRPKVKKSRALGIALTPKAVKYFEARPYPPGEHGRGRKQSSDYKVRLLEKQRLRAQYDISERQMARAYDRARKVEGKTGEALIIELERRLDALVLRSGIARTIYQARQMVVHGHISVNDRKVDKPSFRVRPGDVVMVRERSREKHPFQVAREGGYDTDGETPRYLEVNLPALAFRLDRDPNRKEIPVICDEQLVVEYYAR, from the coding sequence GTGAACCAGTCGCGTCCCAAGGTCAAGAAGTCCCGCGCGCTCGGCATCGCGCTGACGCCGAAGGCCGTCAAGTACTTCGAGGCCCGTCCTTACCCGCCCGGCGAGCACGGCCGTGGCCGCAAGCAGAGCAGTGACTACAAGGTCCGTCTGCTCGAGAAGCAGCGCCTGCGTGCGCAGTACGACATCAGCGAGCGCCAGATGGCGCGTGCCTACGACCGCGCTCGGAAGGTCGAAGGCAAGACCGGCGAAGCGCTGATCATCGAGCTTGAGCGCCGTCTGGACGCGCTCGTCCTGCGGTCGGGCATCGCCCGCACCATCTACCAGGCTCGTCAGATGGTCGTCCACGGCCACATCTCGGTGAACGACCGCAAGGTCGACAAGCCTTCCTTCCGCGTCCGCCCCGGCGACGTCGTGATGGTCCGCGAGCGCAGCCGCGAGAAGCACCCCTTCCAGGTCGCCCGTGAGGGTGGCTACGACACCGACGGTGAGACCCCGCGCTACCTCGAGGTCAACCTGCCGGCTCTGGCGTTCCGTCTCGACCGGGACCCGAACCGCAAGGAGATCCCGGTGATCTGCGACGAGCAGCTCGTCGTCGAGTACTACGCCCGCTAA